One window of Chionomys nivalis chromosome 10, mChiNiv1.1, whole genome shotgun sequence genomic DNA carries:
- the Ccdc196 gene encoding LOW QUALITY PROTEIN: putative coiled-coil domain-containing protein 196 (The sequence of the model RefSeq protein was modified relative to this genomic sequence to represent the inferred CDS: inserted 1 base in 1 codon; substituted 2 bases at 2 genomic stop codons): protein MTSGTNSSGSCLSSKKNSKIDNSYLKELNEDLKLRKQELLEILKPLEDKNTLLFQKLMANLEEKQRSLQIMRQIMEGRGYDESSVMALIKEAEEMKQNLEKKNKMLRKEMELLWNKTFESEELHDQQKTFLTKPKVDVKDGKALETPISLRKARSEPEISEAXKVEAIRREKQQKKIKWVKYEKQPNILQNGSHGKXIELRIXALRNYQRANDLKLSLYLQHNFEPKQRALNLPRPQGKMGTTTERATANRNEPTMRIPGSKNYTEQQGGTRESQSDDAGERLFFLRSVPVEVLKD from the exons ATGACAAGTGGCACAAACTCTTCAGGATCTTGCTTGTCCTCAAAAAA AAATTCTAAAATAGATAACAGCTACTTGAAGGAACTGAATGAAGACTTAAAGTTAAGAAAACAGGAACTTCTAGAGATACTAAAGCCTCTAGAAGATAAGAACACTCTCTTATTCCAGAAGCTAATGGCTAACttggaggaaaagcaaagaag TCTGCAGATCATGAGGCAGATCATGGAAGGGAGGGGATATGATGAATCTTCAGTCATGGCGCTGATTAAGGAAGCCGAGGAGATGAAACAGAACCTG gaaaagaaaaacaagatgctTCGGAAGGAAATGGAGTTGCTGTGGAACAAG ACATTTGAGTCAGAAGAGCTCCATGATCAACAGAAAACGTTCCTGACGAAGCCCAAGGTAGACGTGAAGGATGGAAA GGCTCTGGAAACCCCCATATCACTTAGGAAGGCCAGGAGTGAACCAGAGATATCAGAAGCATAAAAAGTGGAGGCAATAAGGAGG gaaaagcaacagaagaaaataaaatgggtcAAATATGAGAAACAACCTAACATCCTTCAG AATGGCTCTCATGGAA AGATTGAGCTGAGAATTTAAGCCTTAAGGAACTATCAGAGGGCCAATGACTTAAAATTATCACTGTACCTACAGCACAATTTTGAGCCAAAGCAAAGAGCTTTGAATCTTCCAAGGCCTCAAG GTAAAATGGGTACAACTACAGAGAGAGCAACAGCCAACAGAAATGAGCCCACCATG AGAATCCCAGGATCAAAGAACTATACAGAACAACAAGGAGGAACTAGAGAAAGTCAGTCTGATGATGCAGGAGAAAGGCTCTTTTTTCTGAGGTCAGTGCCAGTTGAAGTTCTGAAGGATTAG